In Ailuropoda melanoleuca isolate Jingjing chromosome X, ASM200744v2, whole genome shotgun sequence, a single genomic region encodes these proteins:
- the LOC109489423 gene encoding uncharacterized protein LOC109489423 isoform X1, giving the protein MQLERVVCEGDLTATRRRGRPRRPGPDSGCGVASRSAHLLPAHRAPAPPPTAPAAGQVTTRWSYNATLRSVPGPPRRSPAVAALLLPLLQPFVVPQMVLPPPAPEPPRDDPSVSCHIRPGWLKPIWRIREGLRISKEPNRPNPTLQAAYVGVNQPRHSHWDPGGE; this is encoded by the exons ATGCAGCTTGAAAGGGTAGTGTGTGAAGGAGACCTGACCGCTACAAGGCGCCGTGGACGCCCGAGGAGACCGGGACCAGACAGCGGCTGCGGCGTGGCCTCCCGAAGCGCCCACCTCCTCCCCGCCCATCGCGCGCCGGCGCCCCCTCCCACCGCGCCAGCTGCAGGCCAG GTGACCACAAGGTGGAGCTACAACGCAACTCTGCGCAGCGTGCCAGGGCCACCCAGAAGGTCCCCCGCGGTGGCtgccctcctgcttcccctcttgCAGCCCTTCGTTGTCCCACAGATGGttctcccacctccagcccccgAACCTCCCCGTGATGACCCCTCAGTGTCATGTCACATAAGACCGGGATG GCTCAAGCCAATTTGGCGTATAAGGGAGGGTCTTAGAATCTCAAAGGAACCAAACAGACCCAACCCCACGCTCCAGGCAGCATACGTGGGTGTGAATCAGCCCCGTCACAGTCACTGGGACCCTGGGGGAGAATGA
- the LOC109489423 gene encoding wiskott-Aldrich syndrome protein homolog 1-like isoform X2: MQLERVVCEGDLTATRRRGRPRRPGPDSGCGVASRSAHLLPAHRAPAPPPTAPAAGQVTTRWSYNATLRSVPGPPRRSPAVAALLLPLLQPFVVPQMVLPPPAPEPPRDDPSVSCHIRPGWEKSFPL; this comes from the exons ATGCAGCTTGAAAGGGTAGTGTGTGAAGGAGACCTGACCGCTACAAGGCGCCGTGGACGCCCGAGGAGACCGGGACCAGACAGCGGCTGCGGCGTGGCCTCCCGAAGCGCCCACCTCCTCCCCGCCCATCGCGCGCCGGCGCCCCCTCCCACCGCGCCAGCTGCAGGCCAG GTGACCACAAGGTGGAGCTACAACGCAACTCTGCGCAGCGTGCCAGGGCCACCCAGAAGGTCCCCCGCGGTGGCtgccctcctgcttcccctcttgCAGCCCTTCGTTGTCCCACAGATGGttctcccacctccagcccccgAACCTCCCCGTGATGACCCCTCAGTGTCATGTCACATAAGACCGGGATG GGAGAAAAGCTTCCCATTATGA